CCGTCGCTTGCCGCGCGGGTGCAGCTCGCCGTTGAGCAGAAGGTATTCCTCTTCCTCGTCGATGAACATCCGGGCCACGCAGGCCTTGGAACAGGCCCGGCACTTGCCGCAGTAGTTGTCGATAAAATATCGCGGGGGCAGGGCCGGGTCGCTCTTGAGCACGGCCTCGGTGACCACTGTGCCCAGGTAAACGGCGGCCCCGTATTCTTTGGTCATGACATTGCCGGAAAATCCCTGGGCGCCGATGCCGGCGGCAATGGCCCCAAAGCGGTGGGAAAAGCTGGGGTGGGTGGCGAAAATATCCGGCGAGCGGCGGTAGGTGTTGTTGGAAGGTACGGCCTTGGCCCGAAATCCCAGAGATTCAATATACCCGGCCACCCGCGCGCCGATATGGTGCAGTTTCTGGTTCCAGACCAGTTGATCCACGTTGTGGCCCGTCTGGCACTTCTTGGACAGAAAATCATAGATGGCGGGAACGTCCATGGGAACGGCCAGGGAAACGATCGACCGGGCGCCGCGCATGGTGTAGGTTGGATCCAGCGATGGCGGCCCGTCCAGTCGGTCCGGGCCGGCCAGGCCGACCACGTCAACGCCTTGGTCCCTTACAAAGGCCTTTATTTTTCCTTCCAGACCGTTCATTGAAATACGCTTTCTATGCGGTTGTTTTGCGTTTATCATCGACAACTCTTTTCAGCCAGGCAAAGCCCGGCGTGACAGATTCGGTCAGGCCGGTGGGCACCATGGTTTTAAAGGGCAGGCCCATGTTCATGGGGCCGCCGGTCTTAAACAGGTTGTCCATGACCGTCGGCAGCAGGGCCGCGGGCAGGCCGACGCCGATTTCATCCGGGCCGATGCCGGCAAAGGCCCGGTCGCCCATGCCGGGGATGACCACCTGGGGCCTTCCCGTCAGATACGGTAACAGTCCGCCCTTGATGCAGGATTCGCCGAACCCCTCAAAGGAGGAGAAAAGCGGAAAGGTGTAGTCGTAGCAGAGCGCGTGAATGATGTGGGTGATGTGAATGCCGTTGCCGAAGACCAGGATCGTGTCCGGCTCCAGTTCGGCGGTGTGAACCGGCGCGCAGACCAGGCCGACGCGGCTTCTGGCTTTTTCCAGCACGGCTTCCCCCCCGGGGCCGGAAAACAGGCTGTTATATAAAGCGATGCGGTTGACTTCCGCTTCCCGGCTCTTGTGCCAGCCCTGGGTGACCTGGCTCTGGATGAATTCTTCGTCCGTGACGTCCACCCACTTGTGACCGGCCGATGACGGTACGCAGAAGTTTTCATCGGCCGTGATGGCCACCCGGGCGCCCCAGGCCCTGGCATAGGTAAAGGTCTGGCAGATGCACATTTTCTGTCCCATGGCCGAGGGCCGCGTTGTCCCGGCGGGGATTTCGTCTTCGGACTTGATGTAGGTGACGGCTACGGGGTAGGTGGGAAGATGAAGCTTCTCGTACAACTCCTTGCCCATCCGGTGAAGATCGGTCAGGTTCATGGTTTCTCCTTTATCGGTAAAGGTTGGTGTGCTCAGGGTCCATGCGCGCGAACTCCGCGGCCGCCTCGTCGGCCGGGAGTACCGCGATAGTGCCGTCCTCCCGCTGGATGACGCATCCGGAGGTGGTCAGAAGGCGGTAGTTCTCCTTTGTCTCTTGGCGGTTGCCCCAGCAGATGATCTGGCAGTTGCCGCAGGTCAGGCGGAGATTCAGCCCGCCGAAGGCACCGGTTTCAAAGCCGCCTTCGCCGTCGCTTCGCCGCGGCCACTTGGTATAGTTGCCG
This Thermodesulfobacteriota bacterium DNA region includes the following protein-coding sequences:
- a CDS encoding DUF169 domain-containing protein — its product is MNLTDLHRMGKELYEKLHLPTYPVAVTYIKSEDEIPAGTTRPSAMGQKMCICQTFTYARAWGARVAITADENFCVPSSAGHKWVDVTDEEFIQSQVTQGWHKSREAEVNRIALYNSLFSGPGGEAVLEKARSRVGLVCAPVHTAELEPDTILVFGNGIHITHIIHALCYDYTFPLFSSFEGFGESCIKGGLLPYLTGRPQVVIPGMGDRAFAGIGPDEIGVGLPAALLPTVMDNLFKTGGPMNMGLPFKTMVPTGLTESVTPGFAWLKRVVDDKRKTTA